Genomic segment of Drosophila simulans strain w501 chromosome 2R, Prin_Dsim_3.1, whole genome shotgun sequence:
TTTGCTCTAGGAGACGAAGAACATCCGTTTGCAGTCCAGTGTCTGTTATAATCACTGGTTGCCCACGTTCTAAGTGCTCAGACTCCAAGGAGGAGTAGCTTACATTGGAAACAGCGGCTATTCCCtctgaaaattaaattaataagaaataggtaattaacaaattaaagaaCTGAACTCACCTAAACCTTCACAAAGAGCACAATTCTGCCACAAAGTCTCCCCTTTACCCAATGACGGTGTCTGCTCTTGGACACTTTGATCGCGTGGTATTAGACACTTGGCCTGATAGTAGGGCCTCCAATCCCACAATGGAAGGATCTGTATGAGCACCAATCGACCCAGGGAACTTAGCCACCAAGAAAAGGTGTCACTACATAGCCAAAGCAGATAAATAAACACCAGCGGCAGTAGGATGAAGCACCATTTCTTGATTCTAGCCAAACGGATTCTCCAAATCAAAGGTTGACATACAGCCAGCATTTCCTTTGCGGAAAACCCTTGACCACGACACTCTTCAAAGAATACTTTCAGTTCCTCCGCCATGTTCCTAACACGTTCAAGGACTAAACACAAATGAATCCCTTCTGGACAGGATACGGTTTTCTAGCCACGCACATGCGCGCGATAAGCAATTTCCTCGCGGAAAATCTAATTTTCTAACTCATTGCGCACCCAGACGTGCATCCTAGTGATAAGTGGCATAAAGGATGCTCCAATCGGCGAAAGGAAAGTGAAACCATATTGagctttaaatgtttattggCTTAAATTGAAAGATATTAAAAGTTCTGCTTGGTAGaggtaaataaattttcagaCAAATGGGATTTCTTGGGTGCCTTACATATCTTCGGCGGAAGGAGGAGGACCACGAGGTGGCCTGCAGTTGGTAAAGTACTCTTTTATGTCAGTACACTGCTGGGAATCATTTCGAATTGAGTCTGGGCAATTCTTCATCAAATTGCGGAACACACAGCCCATGAGGTGACCAGCATCATGAGGACACATTGGGAATCCGGGTGGGGGAGATGGAGCAGGACGAGGAGGTAGATTAGCCTCGAACTCCGCGATTTTGTTGGCACACGTGGTGAAGGCCTGGGTGGCCGCGGTCTGCAGATCGGAACTGTCCTCGAATACCTCCTCCAAATAGTTCTTCAGCTTCGCCTCATCCAGTTTTCGGTTTTGATAGATGCCAGTCTCGTTAAAGATGCAGGAGAAGAAGCACTGAACGGAGGGAGTGTAATCAAGTTATCATGATCAAGAACAATATTCCTGTGGTACTAACTGGTGGGGGAtgcggatgatgatgacgacgctTGCTCTCAAAGGATCCACTGGCTTCCCCAtccgacggcggcggcggagtcATGTCAAACTTGATGCACTTTTGCTTCAACTCGTCGGTCACGAAGTCCGGCATTGTACAACAAGTTTTGGGATTGACATACGATGGCCGTTTGCTGCAGTCCACGTCAGCCGAGACGGCTGCATTCTGTTAATAGATTAGTTATAACCGGGCTAGAGTCGCGTGATAACACATCATCATACCAGACAGAACCCGACAACGAGCAGTAATAGCTGCGATTTCGAAAGCATTTTTTGGTTCGGCGGCTCAAAACGATACTGATTCTCCAACCGACATGGGTCCCCAATTTATAGAACCCACCCAGAGCggtcacaaaaaaaaagtcattgatgtatgattatgattatgtgGGTTTTTATAGCGTATTCACAGCGTGTGCAagtcaattaattttttttgctattaATTTAGCTTTGGTTGCAATTATATTAATTGGCAAGTAACGCAGCAAAAGGGATCGGATTTATCTCTTTATCTACCTTTTGCACACGTTGAATTATTCTTCTGAAATCCCCTTGTACACGCTGTTATTTAGCTTGCTTTACAAGATTACATGTTGGTTTCGCAAAGATTCCCCTTCAGGCAATTAAAGTTTATACACGTTTTATAAATCGAATTAAGTCAACGATTACATTTAATGTGGTACCAAAATAATGATGAAATACTGGTGGACAAGACTAATgagtaaacaaattaagtgGGTCTATTTTCGGAGGGCGTGATTCACAAATCCCCCCTATCGCAgaaattcgttttaatttgCGCTTGGTACTACCATCTATTTAATATACAGACCGCTTTTGAACAAAGCATACGTATAACCAGCATTCGGTGTCGATTCAGTTCATCCTTTGAGGGTCAGCTGCGTCACAGCCTCCTTGACGCTGggatattgaaatttaaatccGGATGAGAGCGCTTTCTGTGGCTTGACTTTGGCGCCACTTAAAACCAGAGCTGCCCGCTCTGGTCCAAAGATGGCATGGACAACAAACTCAGGAACGGCGAAGATACACGGGCGATGAAGTGCTTTGGCAAAGGCCtgacaaaaacataaaatattatagtGTTTGTATAAGAAGCTGTGATTTTTTACTTTGCTAAACTCCAAATTGCTGGTTATTTCTGGGGCCACCGCGTTGACCACTCCTGGCACTGGTTTTTCTATGATGTACTGTATCAAGCTGCACAGATCGTGCAGGTGTATCCAGGGCATTATTTGCTTTCCATTGCCCAATGGACCTCCCACGCCAAGCTTAAACGGTAGCCACATGGACTGAATCATGCCACCGCCATGACCCACAACAGCACCACACCGCAGGATGGTCTGAAAAGGATTAAGCGGTTTTTATACCTATTATAGATGCTCTATAGTATTGACTTACGGTTTTACAATCCTGCTCACTACCAGTGTGGGCAGCCTCCTCCCAGGCCAAGCACAACCTGGACATGTAGTCGAATCCTTGCACCTGGTCCTCCTCGGTGTAAACCTTGGACTCCGAGGGTTGATAGTGACTCACGCCGCATAGATTCACGAAAGAGGTGACCTGGGGAGCCGACTTAATAGCCTGAGCCAGAGTTTTTGAGGAGTTGATTCGCGAGTTCCACACATTCTGCTGGAATCCTGGAGTCCAGCGTCTCGTTGGATCCAATGTGTTCTGGCCCGTGGCATTTACCACGGCGTTTACGGATCCGGGAATACCATTCTTCTCAAGCTCGTGCCAGGTGATGCGCTTCGCACCTGGCATGCGGGAGATCACCGTCACATCGTAACCCTTTTTGGTCAAATGGTTTGCCAGGTTGCGACCAATGAAGCCCGTGCCACCACCTGAGCGAGATTCCTGGTTATTGGTGGCTGCGCCCGATGGCTAACACCTTTGAACGTACCTATCAGAGCATGCCTCGACATTTTTGGTATAATCGTAAGAGGTTGCTCCAAATTGGCGACTTTTCCCGAATTACGACACTTAGCAGAACgtaatgtaaacaaattacaGCTGATGTGCGGAGGATGCCAGATCTCCATGTTAAGACTGTGTGCTGCCACTTCCTTTTAACTAGGcgcgaaaaattaaatttcgaaTGACTAGCATAAATCCAACTTgcaatttttaaagttattttaagACCTTCCCTCCTTAAAAATTATGTTCGGGATGGTTGGTTTGTTTTCCAGGTATGTGATGGCATGAAAATGCTGTATGGAGGattaaattactaaaattaaatactgCCAAAGTGGACCGCTTACTATAAAAAAACCTATATCTTTAAGTTTAAAGAAagtctttaaaatttaaagaaaatctgATAATTTTTCGAAGTCTATTGGATTGTGTTTAAAGCTTAGGCCATTTCGCTTCAACATATTTCTTTTATCGGCACCtccttttttaaaatattttcttttgaatGCTTGAAGGCCTTTAAAGGATTTTCATAAAGTAAAAACGAGTTTTCCCACATGTTAAACGGCCAagtaattatattatataggAAGCCTTTGATGTTTTTCCATATTCCTTGAAATAAAGCTAACCAAAAACGGGCTTAAGTGATTTAGTATCGTAAATGTGCAATGCCTGCTGGTCTTCCGACTGGAGAGGCTTTTAGTGTCACTCCCGCACAGCATTTAAGTGCACCGATAGGGGGAAATAGAGGGCAGACAGTGAACCTAAATTGCAATTCGCTTATCGCTTTAAGTTGAGCGTTAAAAGGAGCAGACCCCGAGAATCCAATAAAGCGCAAGTTTCGCATAAAATGCCTTAAGCCGAGCACAATACAAGTGGCTATGACGCTTTCACTCCGCCAGCGGACTCACTTGTATCTctagatatgtatatatatatatatattttagtgcATATTGGCAGACATGGGGCAGACGCATGGGGCCAAGTTAATGGGCAAGTTCAAGTGCAGCAGGCGACACAACGTCATATCCTTGGCTTTGCTGCgtgctgttttgttttgtttttgccttgcTTTCGTGGCAAGTCATTGGaaactcatttgcatacaCTGTGCCGGCTTGCATTAACCGACCACCACTTTCTCCGCCCTCGCCCctaagtgggcgtggctgcccTTTTGGACTAAGAATTTGCATTAAGCTCCGCAATTATTGCGCTTCATTGAGTGAGAAAGGCGCAGTGATGGCGGCGTAAAAGGATCTGAGGCCATAATTACGAGGTCTGCTGCTTTTATCTAGTCCTGCAATCAGGCAGTAATCACGTACAGCCAGTTGAATAACGGCCAACGAGCGTGCAGAGTAGTTTAGGgggaaaaaaactaaatatcaGTTGGATATTACTGTCTGCGCAGTGGAATGTTGATATTATTACCACTTAAAGTGTGGTTAACTAAGGAAtgtgatttttaaaaactccCACAAAGAGGTAATTAGTGCTTGTGTGCTTCATTTTATCTCAGTATGTAGTATCTATACCTTAAACTTTCATAAAttctataaattaaatggattCTTTAGTTTCTTACTACATGTTCCAATGACACTCATCATCGATTGTCGAACGTGGGCTGATGGGTTCCGCCAATGGAACTTTAATTTCCATGGCTCTTTTGCTTCTGACACTTGTCAGTGATAAAAACAGGAGTGGAGCTGAGTGGGAAAACTTTCTagacaaaaggaaaatatggAAACGTTGATGGAAAGGATctgcagcaaaaagttgtctCGTGTCTCGCTGTTTGAGTTGCACTTCCGGTGCAAATGTAGAtacacagatacggataccCAGCtggtatctttgtatctttcgCACACTGCCGGTTTGGGGACAAACTTCTTTCTTTGCTTTATTGGCAAACAGACAAACAGACAAACAGAGCAACAGAGCGACAGAGCCGCAACAAAGTTGCAAAGTCAATGGCACAAACATGGACGAATATCCGAATATGCATCCAAATGCACCCATCCACATTCACCCACCGGAGTGATTTGTGTTGCAcgtgggtggtggtgctggcatGGATCGGAATCCACATCTCGCTGGCCATTGACACACCGCAACACACTCCCTGACAGTTTTATGTGCGGTTTGTGTCGCTCCTTTGCCGCCTTGCGGTTGTCTGGCGGGGATTGGGGACCGGCCACTGCTGTCGATCGGGACTGGGCATGAGGAGCGGATCGGGTCGGATTAGCCGGGTCTGACAGTTGGTCACCTCGGTGGCACAGCATAAAACTTAATTCTGTCATAATTGCGATGCGGCTAACAAGTTTTGCAACCCGAACTCGACTTAATGCACGGAAAATAAAGCATACTCGTATGTATGCCATGACACAccatgcatttaattattaaaagaatatttagcatttaataACTAAATAGTTACAAACTGTAACTTAGGCCTGTAACCTGTAAATATCTTACTCATTGTTGAGAGCCAATCCCATAAATGAAAAGATGGTTTTCAGTGCACTTAACTTATGCAATTTGCAGGCAGCTGGTCTCTcggtttttaaataattgaaaagccCAGAATGCAGCAAAGTTCAGGGTTCAAACTTTTCCCCAGCCGGTCAGATACAAACAAACTGGGTGGAAAGTTTCGTTGATTGCTCTTGAcgttaattgaaatttggCCAGGCCAGCAAAAGCCAGAAGGCCAACTAATTGGCATTGGCCAAGGTGTTGCGATGCACAGTGGTTATCTCTATCTCCATTACATTAGTTGGCCTACTCACCCCGTTCAAATTGGCCATAATTGAATTCGGAGTTTGGCATACCTACgggctttattttttttgcgacTCAACTATGTGTTTTCTGCGACTTCTTTAAAGGAAGGTTCAAAAGCATCATAAACAATCTGCGAAGCGCACATATCGCGCAGACAAATTGTCTGCCATGAAATATAAAACTGGGTCAGACGAAATGGCGGCGCCGCCGAAAGATTGCCGCAGACATCGTCTTGGCGGTCGCCAATCATCCTTCGCCTCAGCCTCCAGTCCCATTGGATTCAGCCACTCCACTCGTGAATCTGTGACGCATCTCCTTCGACTCTTTGCCACGAGGTAAGGCGAGAAGTCATCCGGCGATGTGGGTCAAAAGTCATGGAGCATGGAGCGCCAGTGAGTCTCATCGAATTTAACAACTTGTCGAAAATCACGGttgatgtgtgtgtttattgtgggaaatgtgtttttcacttttccgcttttccgcaaTTACCGGCAATAATTAGCTGCAATAGAAACTTGGATACTTCAAAGGGCCTAGTTTGTCAAGCGGATGCCGCTTGAAAGGATCTGCTGATCTCTGCGTTTCTGACACTCGGGATCACCCGGCCAGCAGAtcaaaggaaaggaaaactGCTGGAAAATCGAAATTGGATTGGACTTGGCGTGGCATGGCATGGCTGACGATTTTCTCTCCGTAGActcatatatacatatgaataaTGCAACTGGACGGAACGGTCGCATATCAATTAATGGGAAAAGCGAATTACGATGCCACCGGCTACTTGGCACTCACCCACTTTCCCGGCACCGCAAACTCAAACTCGTTATCCATCAATATCGCTGATAGCCACAAACGGTGAATGGCTAAGACCGAAATCGAAAGACTCAACTAAATGCACCTGCAGCGCTGAAAGAAAAGCCGGCGGCCTGAGTATGTGCAACATGATTGGTACTGGGACTGAGATGTGCGGCAAGTAGCTCCACTTTTACTGCCCCAGACCCACCTGTTGGAGCTTTGGCTAAGGTCTCGCTGTCATCCTACCTGTCCCATTTTTAGGCTCATCAATCAAAGGCAATCGGAAGGGCAAGTCGAGCTGCTGGAATGCCTAATTGCAGCTCCTGCTATCACTTATCGCCAAAACTTGTAGCTACAGagaaagaaattatttaatgtttataaattaccagcttaattaaaacaaaagtgctGCAGTGAGCGGTATACTACCCAAGCTAATAAATGCAATTCTAAAGATACTTTTAGCTTCTAAAATGTTAATAGCTTGAGATATATCAAGTTTTTCGTGTATAAAATTATAGTTTTCCGTGCAGCAGCTGTTCCTTCCGAAATCCTCGTAacttgctttaattatttagtcaTTTTTACAGCATATTCCAGTGACAAACCTGCCTTCTTCCAGCGACAAAAAGGGCAGGTGAACTGGAATAATTCACACCTGCGGCGGCCACCGGCCTACGTGCAATTATTGACGTTTCAgttttgtaataaaatataagtcCCAGTGCTGGCGACCTGAAATTAATTAggcttttaatatttatgccttttatgttttgcatttgcatttggtgGCGACAGGTCGCCAAGGACACTAGTGACAGGCGACCGAGGCAGCAGGAAGGACTAAGGACTCTGGCCAGGACTCGCGTTCGTGTATGCGGGCAATTAATAAGCCAGAAATGCGACCGCTAATTCAAGGAGTCGGACGCGCTGTCCTGCGAAAGGGTGCAAGATAAGTATctattataaatattcatactATATGTCGGCGGCGAGCACAAACGACATTAAACCGTGTCCGACAAGTCCGGCGATCCCATTCCTAGTCCACATCCGGAATGGAATGTCTACTGCTGGTTACATTGAAGGAGCCGAAGCCTTTCCCCAAATCCACTTTCCATGTCGTCGGATCCCCAGGCATGGCTCTCCATTCATGGGCCTAAGCTATTTTTCATCTGTATCAAACTTGACAGCAAAAAGAGGCCTTTCATTCGCTTGGGAGGCCACCCAGTTCCCGGGGCTCAGGAAAAAGTAATCAGATTGCTGGCGTATAATAGCGTAACTCTGCACATATCCTATTGTTACTACTTTCATTCAGAAACTCTTTTTTGAACTGAAAAGCAGATTGGAGATGTCTCTCTCTATGAAAGTGACACACTAAGAAGGCTTGAAGGCATTTCTGAATGACATGTATCCTGGTATTTCTTATATCTACCTTTATTTTGGTATTATATATCTATCAATGTATCTAAAATCAAGAAAGACGGCAAAATTCCTCCGATACTTTTACTAGATTCCCTTCTGCAAGTATAAAGCGTCTTTATAATTTGAACAACTCGCTTTCTAAATTATATGTTATacttataaatacatacataccgtgaatccttgatcctcgatcccccatgaatccaaagtttctcgttatggttgggcttggcttcagaaacctttttttcacgtctgcacaaagtttttcgattggattcaagtcgggtgactgatcattactcggatcgatttctgctcaaaccactttcgagccttcttcctcgtgtgttttgggtcgttatcctgttgaaatgtcccAAAAAACGGCCtttcatcctcggcatatggcgccatcacattttccgGGATACctgtgtaaatgtgctgatccatgatgccttgaatcatatgaatcggatctactccatagtatgaaaagcacgcccataccatgatgttGGATCCCCCGTGCTTTACCGTCTTAAAGGTGAAGcgaggattattttcagttcgtggtGGACGCGGGACATAAGACCGAGAgcctttccaaccaaaaaacaaaattttgctctaatctgaccacaaaatgtggcgccacttctccacaggccagtcattgcgtatcttggcatatccgattcgctttgccacatgcttcacagtcaaaagcgggacttttctgggactgcacacattaaggttgttttgtcttaagtgtttgcgaaCTGTTTCCACGCTTGCAGCTATCTGgagctccttcttcagttccgtcgccggcttaaaaggctccttcttgctttgccgatccaagcgcttgatctccacGTTGGATATTAAGGGGTTTCTTCCACGTGTTTCGTTCTTTTCGACAAACAGCAATGCATTGCGGATCATATTGCttgaaaaaccaacaaaccgtcccattttagcgtaggttttaccttcaGAGATCatgttttaaatcaaattccttatttcgacggtaaaatgctttccccgaTCCATAACTAGAAAATTTTTGGTGTTCtttcgaaaaaaattcaattaaaacctttaatgcaactccttttttcaaaatttgtcgaaaaaaaaccaaaagcaatcactcctattaattttattcagcaaaaacgtggtcagtgctatttttgttaccgcctcatttagcgaccttttgcagaaagtgcccaaaaacaaaaagaaccgttacattgggagagtcaaaatttcttgcttagagagacaacatatggtacttattattcatgcaatcagactttaaaaaaaataaacattcaatacctttttttaggaaatcaactttccacctgcagtagtgctattattttaaccgcagctgtttgtatgtatgtatgtacctatatgtacctatatatatatatcaaagtGTAGCTGCAATCAAGagcataaatatgtatttctcGTTGGTTCAATCAAACTTTAATGACCAATTATCATATAGTATCGGTGGGTAGTTAGTTAATTCCAGAGCACCGCTGTGTTTAAAACATTTGAGtatcaataaatatgtttttagcCGAAAATGGGCTGCTACTTTCACCCGTCTCGTTTCGGTTATCGATGCACAACAATCGCGGCAATCGCCGTTGAAGCAATGAAATTAGCGAACCGCAAACAAGACTTCAAATTACCCGCATTCATCCCGAATCAGATATTCGCACCAGGCTGTCAGATTTCTGGTGGGACGGGGAGTCGGTGAGTCGGGAGGTCGGTgctaaaaagtatatatacaaGCTATGGATCGTATGGATCGTATCGATTGCCATCGACAGCCGTTCACAATGGATCAGCCAGTAAATCAGGCGCGAAAGGAAGGAAAGCCAGCGACTTCAATGAGTAAGAAAGAAAGAGCAATTGCATTGGGGCAGACATCCGCatctccaactccaactccaactgcaTGTCCacacaaatgtatctgtatctccgCATGGCACACTTCCAACTGTGGCGCATAATTAAATCGcagcataaataaacataaacacacataaaGCTGTGATAAATTGGCCAGCGACGCAGCGGAAATGTGCGTTAATCCAATTAAATGGGCCATTTGCATGGCTGAATGCTGCGAGAATGTTGTTCATTAAAATTGCCAATATTTGGCATCAAATCCAAGCTAAAGCTTTGCAGCTGCACTTTGGCAAAGGACCCTTTTTGATTCGAGGAGGTCAATTCTGGATTTGGGACAATGTCCTGCCGCCAACTAATCGTCTAGTCTAGTCTGGGTTACTGTCTCTGTTTCTCTTTCTGGccagcttgtttgttttggccactATTTTACTACTTTGCCTCTTTGTTTGGGTTCTTTGGCCCCAGGCGGCTTTCTTGTCACAGTGGTAACTGCGTCTTTTAAagagcactgaaaaaaataaccatagatttaaataaaaagataattTCCAACTTTAGAAACTTGCCAAGATTAGATATAGTTGCTAAAACAGGCGTCTCTATGTAAAATCATTGCCAATAATTGGAAAAACACTGAAGAACTCTATTTTGGCTTTAAGGGTCATGAGAAAAACATGCAAAAgaaatacctttttttttgtaaatatttataaatatagatAATCAGCGAGTATACACAACTTTggtatgttttttgttttgcatcaTGTTAACATCCATTAGGCAGCGATTTGAACAAATCAAAGTCAGCAGCAGACATACTTCCATCCACTCCCCCCATGCGAGTGGCACGTGCCGCATGGATGATAACACGGGCTGGCAGGCCGAATCCTTGCAAATAAACTGCAGCGTAATGGGGCCCATTGTGCGGTGCAAACACTGTTTACACAGACGCCAGCCACCCTGGGGAAAACGCTTCTGGAGAGTCTTGGGGTTGGGGCGAACGCGACCCCTTCAAAAGTTTAACTTGTTCAATTTGCATGAGTCGCGGACCCGGCTATAAACGATACTTTGCCCAAAAACTTTGGCCATAAAGCAGCTACAAAAGCAGACGGAATACGCGGCTGGACAGGGGGAGTAATGAGCACGCGTCCCTTTGTCACCATCAGGACACATACTCCATGGCCATGTCCTTCGGCTGCTAAGCCGCCACCGAAGCAAACGGACACGTGCGACAAGGACAAAGGAAGT
This window contains:
- the LOC6734209 gene encoding general odorant-binding protein 67; protein product: MLSKSQLLLLVVGFCLNAAVSADVDCSKRPSYVNPKTCCTMPDFVTDELKQKCIKFDMTPPPPSDGEASGSFESKRRHHHPHPPPCFFSCIFNETGIYQNRKLDEAKLKNYLEEVFEDSSDLQTAATQAFTTCANKIAEFEANLPPRPAPSPPPGFPMCPHDAGHLMGCVFRNLMKNCPDSIRNDSQQCTDIKEYFTNCRPPRGPPPSAEDM
- the LOC6734210 gene encoding epimerase family protein SDR39U1; the protein is MEIWHPPHISCNLFTLRSAKCRNSGKVANLEQPLTIIPKMSRHALIGGGTGFIGRNLANHLTKKGYDVTVISRMPGAKRITWHELEKNGIPGSVNAVVNATGQNTLDPTRRWTPGFQQNVWNSRINSSKTLAQAIKSAPQVTSFVNLCGVSHYQPSESKVYTEEDQVQGFDYMSRLCLAWEEAAHTGSEQDCKTTILRCGAVVGHGGGMIQSMWLPFKLGVGGPLGNGKQIMPWIHLHDLCSLIQYIIEKPVPGVVNAVAPEITSNLEFSKAFAKALHRPCIFAVPEFVVHAIFGPERAALVLSGAKVKPQKALSSGFKFQYPSVKEAVTQLTLKG